Proteins from a genomic interval of Papaver somniferum cultivar HN1 chromosome 4, ASM357369v1, whole genome shotgun sequence:
- the LOC113274284 gene encoding non-specific lipid transfer protein GPI-anchored 1-like: MRSRINSGSIIYACQVFLILSLCISTSYAAAPPMPSSSNSTLIEEECKSEFAKVGLCLDFATGKAKTPPKDCCATIDDIRQENEVCLCYVIQQVHQGGSSLKELGVQESKLLELPKACKLEVKLEDCPKLLHLNSTSPDNAIFTNSSTASSAAEPTHSSQQATVPEKKNTSSSARFVRGSTLTGAISIIVLINYMFFSA, encoded by the exons ATGAGAAGTAGAATCAATAGTGGTAGTATTATCTATGCGTGTCAAGTATTTTTGATACTCTCGTTGTGTATTTCAACCAGCTATGCTGCTGCTCCACCTATGCCATCATCGTCTAATTCGACCTTGATAGAAGAGGAATGCAAAAGTGAGTTTGCTAAGGTTGGATTATGCTTAGACTTTGCAACTGGTAAGGCAAAAACTCCACCGAAAGATTGTTGCgcaaccatagatgatatcaggCAGGAAAATGAAGTTTGTCTTTGTTATGTGATTCAACAAGTTCACCAAGGTGGTTCTTCTTTGAAGGAACTAGGTGTTCAAGAATCCAAGCTTCTTGAATTACCAAAGGCTTGTAAGTTGGAGGTCAAACTCGAAGATTGTCCAA AGCTTTTACACTTGAATTCAACATCTCCTGACAATGCCATATTCACCAATTCTTCAACAGCATCCTCAGCAG CTGAACCCACTCATTCGTCCCAGCAAGCAACTGTGCCCGAGAAGAAAAACACATCTTCCTCGGCTAGATTTGTACGTGGATCTACACTAACAGGCGCTATTTCCATCATCGTCTTGATCAACTATATGTTCTTTTCAGCTTAA